Within Lolium rigidum isolate FL_2022 chromosome 5, APGP_CSIRO_Lrig_0.1, whole genome shotgun sequence, the genomic segment tatttggttcccaaacctcgcgtaagatcagcgggatggACGTACGGATTCCccgcgttatcgaagttctctgatgtctcctcctgtggccGGCTTGTATCCTTgattgcatagatttgatggtattttgaattttgatctttgtcgggattggtgacaccgtcatatagatcggcgaagacctctccaacaatagtggatctgtcgatgaagctgaGGCTGTCGATGTTgtccgagtcgctgcttatattggagtccgcagacgactcaaaggacatgtcgccgaagatcttggcgagcttttcgcttgccgtagttttgatgaagcgtggcggcgaaatctcctcatcgcctatctcgaacgatgacgacgagtccgaaaaatcggaatcgaccgccgacgatcccgacgaagtaGGAACCTCGAGAcagtacgatccttctttctcgacacggaagtggaatcttccaaacgtcatctccataggctcctccaaatacgcatatgcatccaaacgggagggcgggtgagtaacaaaatcgactagatcagttcgatatgtttacctctatccatcgcgttgcttgctaccgaagaagtcgacgatcttgaacgtgccatcgagatcagctccttgtcgcctctaatccccacggtcgacgccaattgacaagagattaacttgtcaatgtctacggactgtagactagggtttagttggaagtagagggcaaatagatctcgagggtttcagccggaaagtacGCGACTAtcataaaactagggttgtgttaacaatgaaatcgatcctctcttcatctctcgactcccccttatataggaggcggagctgagggtttcgtgatacacaagttacagagttcgggagacaatctgagtctgtcccgtaataattacaagtcaatattcctaatacaattctatctttccaaactccctcctaactgggcttccgggcttcataatcttcgggtcatgggtcttcagtaaaaccccgggtaccatcttcggcaggcccattggggatgcctatgtcatgggTATACCCATaatgcatatctccaacagtagccCAAAGTCTTTTGAGATCCATTTTTTCCATTCTTCTAGCtcgcatgatgatcttctccttcATCTTGATATCTTCAAAAGAAAGTTCACAAAGGATCTTAAAGATCTCCAAAAACTATCCCCTATCCGCCTTAGATCCTAAGTGGAACTATATATTTTTTCTTCCATTGATACGATCCAAATGGTCATTTTTAGAAGAAATCTCTGAATGCATCTCTGGCAAAAAAATTGCTCCTTCCATCAAAAGACACGGGTGCAAGCTTATCCAAAATATGGAACACAATCGACACTCCACCTTGCGTGCTATGACACAAATCTAATTTGTGGATACCaattcgttgggactccaagcaTAAAATGATGTAACAAGTGCTTCTTTCCTATAATGGTGACTCGAtgatttatatcgaactctcgggaagCTCTAGTAAGAGTTGTACTTTTCTTTCCTCTTCCAACTATATACAAAACAAATTAATGTTgctttgtgtccccaactccaccaggCTGTCAAGCATAAGGTTTAGTATTTAAATTGAAAACTaataataaagtaaagtaaacaaaGTAAATATGCTatagagtaaataaagtaaatgcaatatAAAAGATAAACTAAGTGCTATGCAAGGATTAAGTAGTGCGGTAATGGTAGTGGTGTAGTTGTATGAAAGAACTAAATGCAAGAAAGATAaatgtttttgtattttcggagaaAATAAGTGTTGAAATCGAAAATGTGTGTAAATGCAAgtaaaatgtgtttcttatgataaaaaatgGACCGGTCATgaattcacttgtctactctcttataAACATGATGCAATCAAGTAGGCCCCAAGAAAATCATAATATCGATGtaacttcaatatgtgtttgataaatattcatatgggcatcaactCCTATAGTTGAGATGATACTACACATCTCACCAATACTCCTCTAGTAAGAGAGAACTCCAGATACTACAATTAAGATGAACAGACTACCGCATTTGCATCTATGACATGATGTTGAATATAAAAACATGCTACCTCAAATGATATGAGGTCACCATTGTTGGTTACCTGGTGATAGTAGCACATGCATTTATTTATCCCTAAAGAGGCAACAAAGGAATGAGAAAAACCATAGTAGGATCCAAGCTATGGTCACTGTCCAGTTCCACATTACCATTTTACTCCTATTAATGCACACATTCTCCCTCACATGTCCTATTATACTAGTTGGATCAAAACTTGTAATTAGGAATGAGGTACGTAATACATCCACTCATACATCAAACACAAACTAAAAATGGCAATCTCAAATACCAATCTCAATAAAAGCCAAAGATCCACCACAAAGGAGATACATTTTTGAATGTAATATTTTTTCGGTGTGTAACACTTGTAAAAATGATACATTGTTTTGCAACATTTCTCTGCAGTATATCGATTTTTTTTCTACCTTATCCAACATTATGGGAAGACGTATGTAACATAGGTGCAATCTCCCCTATTGTATATCGTACCAAAATCATTATACCATTATACTATTTTGCCCATACCAACATACCAAAAACTATGTACACATGTAACAAATTTCAATGTGGTATGTAACATCGACAAAATATCCCCAAAAGTTGACCTTCCTCAGTGTTCATGGAGGTGCTACCATGTCCGATTCGATTTTGCCATGAACAATCTACAATGCAGGAAGTCCGACGCCACCAGatcgggtcaatatgaccaactgcGGTCGGTAGTGGAGCTCCATGTTGGAAAAGGACTACAGAGAGGCACCATGGAGTTAGACATGGATGGGCATGGGTCAAACCAGAAGGAGCTCTCCATCCATGGTGAGGGTCCTGGGAGTTGTGCATGCCCTAGCTAGCGATGTGGCCGGAGGAAGGGGTGAGGCGGCAGTGTGCACGGAGAGGAGAAGGTCTAGGTGGAGAAGAAGCGATAGACACGTGCGGGAGTCCACGAGCAGGTGTCTGAGCGTACCGTTGGGTGGCGGCCGGTTCGCGGCGGGGACACGCGGTGGCGACGGCCTGCCCGTGGCCGCTGGAGCTGAGGAAGGGAGGCCTGCGTGCGGCCTAGCGATGCGAGCGCCAGATACAATGATACATGCGGTAGGGCGTTGATTTATTTCTTCCGTGCGGCGGGCGACGTAGAAGACCCGACTATAACTACATACAGATGAGTTGAAGAGTTTTCCTTGTTTGGGATGCATACTAAAAATCTCTCCTCTACCTCTATACCTAGAGCGGCCACGCCCACCGTACCTCACCACCGGCCCGTCATGGCCACTTGTAGTCCTCCTCCCCGTTAGGCCCATGCCGCCTGTGGACCGTGTACGCCACAAAGCTAGAATAAACCGGTAATAACCGACGGTTAAACCATGGAcctaaaagaaaaaaacagaCGGTGAACCGATGAATAAGTGGTCTGAAACCGATAAAAATTTGACCTGTTTTCTAATCTATGATTCGAACAGAGTCCGTATATTTGAATCCGATGTGTGCCGCGGCTGCTGACCACGTCGGACAGACCAGCACCAGCTGCCCAGCTGGCCGTACTGTTTCTGTGGGCCCACTTGTCAAGATCCGATAGGCTCAGAAAGAGAAACAGAGGGGGCACACAGAGAGGGGAAGATCGGCAGCCTGCGATCCCTCCGCCACATCGCATCTCGATCTCCccggcgtcgccgccgccttcgccctcGCCGGCCGGGGAATTCGCCATGGTCAGTACCGACACCCTCTCCTGCCTCTCTACCTACCTATGCTCACACCTAACCGCCCGTTCGGACGCCGAGGCCGGCGAGCTACCACGCGGCGCTGCTCGCCCAGGCTTCACCGCGGGCGCGCGGGCCCGGCCGACACCAGAGCCCTACTCCCGCTTCGCTCCTGATGGGTTTAGTTCATGGTTGTATTCTAGACTGAAGTGTGTGATGCTCTGCTTCAGCGGTTACCTACCGCAGTCTCAACTGAATTTGTTTGAAGAACCATGTGTTACTGCCGAGTGGCACTGCGCCGCTTTTAAATACCTCCTCATAATTTGCTACATTTGGACCCCAAGTACACTGATCTGAAGCTATCTGAACTGTGAGTAAAATAGGTTCAGTTGCAAGTTTGGTTCACGGTATACATATGCTATTAGTACCACTTTACTTACTGTTCATACATATATGATCAGCCCAATTTTCGCCTGATTGCAGTATGCGTATCTTCCAATGTGGGCATGGTACATTTTTTGATATCACTGAAACTAGCACATCTTCAAGAAAATTATCTTCTGTGTATTCAGAACTATATCATCGGAGCATTCAAGCCGCCCTGCGACACCTCGATCACATTCGCCGAAGCGAGAGGCAGGAAACAGGTACAATTCCTCACTGTCCACATGTTACTGCCAGCTGTGTTCGAAACATGTGTGCTGCTTACTTACAAACGCCTCTTGCAATTTCACAGGTTTCGGTTAAGAAGGACAATGGGAAAACAACCATGGTTCCTGTTTTCCAGAGCATGGAAACGATATCTGGGGAGGTACTCTTTCCTTTGTATGCTTATTAATACAATGTTTAGTTAGATCCCAGTATTGAGCTGTCGTGAAACGGTCCTCAGGTGTCAATAGCACCTGTCCCGGGTAAAAGGATTGAACACACGGGTGTCAAGATTGAGTTGCTGGGTCAAATAGGTATGCTCTGGTGCCCTTGTTCCATAAAATCCTGCATGCAAGTTTCTCAAGTGTGTTCACCACTACTCAATTTCATCGGTGCTGCTTACATGACCCTTCATTGGGCTATTCATCTGTGTTCTTTGTCTTCATAAACATTCTGTCTCATTATGGTTGTATTCCATTTCTTCATGTTAAcctaattttatgttgaattcttGCACAAACCAGTAGTATGTATCATTCTGCATCTACATGTTGATGTTATTACCTAAAGTTTCAAGTGTGTCACAGTTTGATCGTTATGTTTACCTGGTCTGCCATTTAAATTTGTTCTAAGTTTACATTAACATACTACTCTCTCCTTCCCAAACTTTAAGGCCTGTAAATTTTGCTCCAAGTCAAAAGAGTATCAACATCTGCAACACCAAATCAGTATTAGTGGATTCATCATGAAATGTGTTTTTAGTAGTGTATTTATTTGGTATAGTAGGGGTTGATAGTTTTTTCCGTAAAGTAGGTCGAACGTTAGTTTACATAGGAAAAATCTACATGCCTtatattttggtctaagagtgtaTCTACTTTTTGGCTGTGCTGGTTGTATATTGCATTGTGCCCCCAGCTCATGTTCTATATGATTATTGCAAACATCCTCATTTCCAGTTACTTCTACTGTTCGTTAACAAATTACTAATACTtatattctactccctccgtcccaaaatataaggcgtctaaggattagttaaaagtcaatgtttttaaagtttgaccaaatttatacacaaaaatataaatatttacaatcctaaatcattatcaatagattcaccctaaagtatattttcttaatatgtcaatttgatattgtagatgtaaatatttttttctatatatttggtcaaagtttgtaaccaatccttagacgccatatattttgggacggagggagtactgttTAGTACTTTGTCCTTCCCTGGTCCTGATATTTCCATGTCTGATTGACACAGAGCTGTATTTTGACCGAGGAAACTTCTATGATTTCACTTCGCTAGGTGGGTTTATGTGCACATATTTTTGTTAGCCAGGAAGCTATTTGATGATCTAAATAACATGTCCTTTTTTACAGTGCGTGAGTTGGAAATTCCTGGTGAAATCTATGAAAGAAAAACATACCCCTTTGAATTTTCTTCTGTTGAAATGCCATACGAGTCTCACAACGGAACAAATGTCAGACTGAGGTCAGCAAATGCAGCAATCATACATTTTTACTGAGTAAATTGCACTTTGCACCATCTAAAATGACTAATTTGTGCAAAACACTAGGGTTACATTTGCACATAACACTGCAAATTGACTATGCGTTGCACTTCGGAACTAGCCCTAGAGTTGTGACGAGAACATGACTCACTTGAGGTGTCACACAACCACAATGTTAGCAAGTGAGAGGTGTGGTGTTAAATGGGTGCTTCCTTTGACATATCAGACTTGAAATACAGGAGAATGAGGTGACATCATTTGCACTAGTAGGACAACAGATGTGTCAGTTTGTTTGACCATGCCAATGAAGGACAAATGATGCAGTCCCCATAAATGCCATCCTCCCATTTGCCAGTGTGGATGCCCAGCACAGCTTTCATGCCTGAGAGTGGGTCATGTTCTCATCACAACCAAGGGCATGCGAAATGCAAACAATTTCATTTTAACTGATGCGATTTGCAAAGAATTCCTATCCCTGGTGTATTATTGTTTGCAAGGTGGAAATTCTGTAATCACTAATACAGTAATGCTTATGCTTCATCTACCCTTTTGCCTATTTTTGGTGGGAGTTTCGATTTGGTGCTTGAACCAAAATGATGTTCAAATTTGAACCCAAATGATGCTTTAAACTAGATATGTTCCCTGTAATGTTTAGgtgctttagtttttcatttgAAGAATCTATTAAGACAGAACTGCACTTGATGGGCTTGCAGGTATATTTTGAAGGTGACAATTGGCCGAAACTATGTTGGCAATATTGTGGAATACCGGGATTTCTATGTAAGTGTTGAATATACTGTATAACCACTGTTATTTTTGTACTACTTACTTGAATGCTCTAGAGTTCAGACATTTCATTGTGGTCAGTTTGACAGATTTTTTTTGGTAGGTTTAGTATCTGTGATGTTTATGCTCCATTCTAATTGCTCTTTCTTAGATGAATTCCGGATGTATCAACCCAACATATTTTATGTGTAGGAGCAGTGGTGCGTAACTCTTTTTTTTAGGTAATTTATCTATGTTTTTTTGGCAGGTAAGGAACTACTCCCCAGCCCCTACAATCAATAACAGTATCAAGGTGCGTTGTTATTAATGAACTAATTGTGTTAAAATTTTCTCCCTTGATACTTGTGCTGTATGATATACGTTTGAACAGAGCTTGTCCATTTCTTGATTGGGGAAGCAACTTTTATGGGATATGGCTTGACATTGATGCCCCGCCACACATTGAAGATTATGATCCAAATCACCGCGAACTCACCATAAAATGGATTCTTGGAGGATCCTCACTTGGGACCCTCTCCCATGACATTTTCTACCTTCAATAGCGAGCGAAAAATGTAATAAAATGACTTTTTTTTTCTCAAACAGGCATCAAAAAGCTTGCTGTTGTGTATATTAGGAAGAAGACGCTGAGAATGCGCAAAGTACAAAAAGGGCCATAGGCCAAAACAAAAAGCAAAACGCAAAACAAgtaacaaagagagagatgaaaagGAAAAGCTAATCTAAGTTAGAGAGAGCTGGTCAAAATTAGACAGAACCTATTCTAATAAGATGAATTTTTTACTTTCATAAATTCTGCTGTTTCATAGTTGTATTTCATGCTCCAATTTTTTGTTTTCAGATGGAAGTAGGAATTGAGGACTGCTTACATATTGAGTTTGAATACAACAAAAGCAAGTAAGAGCATACTCATATGCCTAGCTATCTGGCCGTCAATTCTTATGTGTTAAACTGTTAATATGAAAATCCACAATATTGGTCACACATTCACACTCTTGCTCAGGTACCATCTGAATGATGTCATCATAGGGAAGATATATTTTCTTCTTGTCAGAATAAAGATAAAGAACATGGAGTTGGAGATCCGTCGTCGGGAATCTACAGGATCAGGCTCTAATACATTTGTTGAAACTGAGACCCTTGCGAAATTTGAG encodes:
- the LOC124653970 gene encoding vacuolar protein sorting-associated protein 26A-like isoform X2 yields the protein MNYIIGAFKPPCDTSITFAEARGRKQVSVKKDNGKTTMVPVFQSMETISGEVSIAPVPGKRIEHTGVKIELLGQIELYFDRGNFYDFTSLVRELEIPGEIYERKTYPFEFSSVEMPYESHNGTNVRLRYILKVTIGRNYVGNIVEYRDFYVRNYSPAPTINNSIKMEVGIEDCLHIEFEYNKSKYHLNDVIIGKIYFLLVRIKIKNMELEIRRRESTGSGSNTFVETETLAKFELMDGAPVRGESIPVRLFLTPYELTPTYRNINNKFSVKYYLNLVLVDEEDRRYFKQQEITIYRLLDTPQAS
- the LOC124653970 gene encoding vacuolar protein sorting-associated protein 26A-like isoform X1 → MVHFLISLKLAHLQENYLLCIQNYIIGAFKPPCDTSITFAEARGRKQVSVKKDNGKTTMVPVFQSMETISGEVSIAPVPGKRIEHTGVKIELLGQIELYFDRGNFYDFTSLVRELEIPGEIYERKTYPFEFSSVEMPYESHNGTNVRLRYILKVTIGRNYVGNIVEYRDFYVRNYSPAPTINNSIKMEVGIEDCLHIEFEYNKSKYHLNDVIIGKIYFLLVRIKIKNMELEIRRRESTGSGSNTFVETETLAKFELMDGAPVRGESIPVRLFLTPYELTPTYRNINNKFSVKYYLNLVLVDEEDRRYFKQQEITIYRLLDTPQAS